The following coding sequences are from one Triticum dicoccoides isolate Atlit2015 ecotype Zavitan chromosome 4A, WEW_v2.0, whole genome shotgun sequence window:
- the LOC119286711 gene encoding dormancy-associated protein 1-like translates to MLDKLWDDVVAGPRPETGLDKLRRAAATQPLAINTAAGEAIKQSPSMPTTPTTPVTPSSSTPPRGGSVWRSVFHPGSNLATKSLGANLFDRPQPNSPTVYDWLYSDETRTRSNHR, encoded by the exons ATGCTGGACAAGCTGTGGGACGACGTGGTGGCCGGGCCTCGCCCGGAGACGGGCCTCGACAAGCTCCGCCGGGCCGCCGCCACCCAACCCCTCGCCATCAACACAG CTGCAGGGGAGGCGATTAAGCAGTCGCCGTCGATGCCGACGACCCCGACCACGCCGGTGACGCCGTCGTCGTCCACGCCGCCGCGCGGCGGCAGCGTGTGGCGGAGCGTTTTCCACCCCGGGAGCAACCTGGCCACCAAGAGCCTCGGCGCCAACCTCTTCGACCGCCCGCAGCCCAACTCCCCCACCGTCTACGACTG GCTTTACAGCGACGAGACGAGGACAAGGAGCAACCACCGCTAA